In uncultured Draconibacterium sp., one genomic interval encodes:
- a CDS encoding NigD-like protein — protein sequence MKKLAFGILMGLLVVFTSCLDDDDGYSLGDYWVGFGIYKGDDAGAVSLVMDNGSVLIPVAASSPGWSSHFSDGDRVLVNYTILDDDDTSSAVERYLVKVNDISDVLMKGILDITEEIEDSIGNDPIIVEDAWISDSLLNFRLKYWGYNKTHFLNLVKEPGELTADDQPIQLELRHNANDDQESIRYTAYVSFSLNSLRVNGLDSVRFEVIATDYDGVAYQDSGVFNYSGLELPTP from the coding sequence ATGAAAAAATTAGCATTTGGAATTTTAATGGGATTGCTGGTAGTTTTTACCAGCTGTTTAGATGACGACGATGGTTATTCGTTAGGCGACTATTGGGTTGGGTTTGGAATTTATAAAGGAGATGATGCCGGAGCAGTTAGTTTGGTAATGGACAACGGTTCTGTTTTGATTCCAGTGGCTGCGTCAAGCCCTGGTTGGTCTTCTCATTTTTCTGATGGCGACCGGGTTTTGGTGAACTATACCATTTTAGATGATGATGATACCAGCAGTGCAGTTGAACGTTACCTTGTAAAGGTAAATGATATCAGCGATGTTTTGATGAAAGGAATTTTGGACATTACCGAAGAGATTGAAGATAGTATTGGTAACGATCCGATAATTGTTGAAGATGCCTGGATTTCAGATAGTTTGCTGAATTTTAGGTTGAAATACTGGGGGTACAATAAAACCCACTTTTTAAACCTGGTTAAAGAACCGGGAGAATTAACAGCCGACGATCAGCCGATTCAGTTGGAGTTAAGACACAATGCAAACGACGATCAGGAGTCGATTCGATATACCGCTTATGTATCGTTTAGTTTGAACAGCCTGCGTGTTAATGGACTGGATTCTGTACGTTTTGAAGTGATTGCAACCGATTATGACGGTGTGGCTTATCAAGATAGCGGTGTATTTAATTACAGCGGTTTGGAATTGCCCACACCATAA
- a CDS encoding aminotransferase class I/II-fold pyridoxal phosphate-dependent enzyme: protein MEKRLKSRHFVNLNLNVRGLNQSATLLINERSNELIQRGETVYKLGLGQSPFPVPEIVQEALRQNAHQKDYLPVMGLYKLREAIAEFNFRHQGLECTADDIMIGPGSKELIFILQLVYYGELIIPTPSWVSYSPQARIAGRHVNWVPTSEESEWKLSPEKLDLICRSDPDRPRVVILNYPSNPTGATYSEAWLKKLAKVARKYNIILISDEIYSLLDHNGEHVSIARYYPEGTIVSSGLSKWAGAGGWRLGTFTFPSNLKWLQKAMGTVASETFTSTSAPIQYAAVTAFEDHPEIDEYLYHSRRILKSLGNYFANRLREKYITVPTPKGGFYLFPNFGVYREKLAAKGILTSFELCEAILRDTGVAFLPGMEFGRQPEELTARIAYVDFDGEVVLKAAMNEYKNSPLTEEFLKKYCSKMVYAITRMEDWLDTL from the coding sequence ATGGAAAAAAGACTAAAAAGCAGACATTTTGTAAACCTTAACTTAAATGTTAGAGGTTTAAACCAGTCGGCAACACTGCTGATTAACGAGCGAAGCAACGAACTCATTCAACGTGGTGAAACGGTTTATAAACTTGGGCTTGGCCAGTCTCCTTTCCCGGTTCCCGAAATTGTACAGGAAGCACTGCGCCAAAATGCGCATCAGAAAGATTATCTGCCTGTTATGGGATTATATAAACTTCGAGAGGCCATTGCTGAATTCAATTTCCGTCACCAGGGACTGGAATGTACAGCTGACGATATCATGATCGGTCCCGGTTCAAAAGAACTCATTTTTATTCTGCAATTGGTTTATTACGGCGAGTTGATCATTCCAACGCCAAGCTGGGTATCCTATTCGCCACAGGCCCGAATAGCAGGCCGCCATGTAAACTGGGTTCCTACATCGGAAGAAAGCGAGTGGAAACTGAGTCCTGAGAAACTCGACCTGATCTGTCGTTCAGATCCCGACCGACCACGTGTAGTTATTCTAAACTACCCTTCGAATCCCACAGGGGCAACCTATTCTGAAGCCTGGTTGAAAAAACTAGCCAAGGTAGCCCGCAAGTACAACATCATACTTATTTCGGATGAAATATACAGTTTATTAGACCATAACGGAGAGCATGTTTCAATTGCAAGATATTACCCCGAGGGCACCATTGTTAGCAGTGGATTAAGCAAATGGGCCGGGGCCGGTGGTTGGCGCCTTGGCACATTTACTTTTCCTTCAAACTTGAAATGGTTACAAAAAGCTATGGGAACAGTTGCCAGCGAAACCTTTACTTCAACCAGTGCGCCAATACAATATGCAGCAGTAACGGCTTTTGAAGACCATCCTGAGATTGACGAATACCTGTATCATTCGCGTCGAATTTTAAAATCGCTGGGAAATTATTTTGCTAACCGTTTACGAGAAAAGTATATTACTGTTCCTACTCCAAAAGGAGGTTTTTACCTCTTCCCTAATTTTGGTGTTTATCGCGAAAAACTGGCCGCAAAAGGTATTTTAACTTCGTTTGAATTGTGTGAAGCAATTCTTCGCGACACCGGCGTTGCCTTCCTTCCTGGAATGGAATTTGGCCGCCAACCTGAAGAACTTACCGCCCGGATTGCTTATGTTGATTTTGATGGTGAAGTGGTATTAAAAGCTGCCATGAACGAATACAAAAATTCGCCACTAACTGAAGAATTTCTGAAAAAATATTGCAGTAAAATGGTATATGCGATTACCAGGATGGAAGATTGGCTGGATACGCTATAA
- a CDS encoding HDIG domain-containing metalloprotein, with translation MRKLKSYTRLLLQLSLFVLTAVALYLILPGEPKFKYEYQRGFPWRHENLVAPFDFAILKTANELDDEKAEQINSLVPYFSNDTTQKIESIARLRQDLELDIDPTNANKKKIFNALSTKLDELYSNGILLFSVDIYEELKGKEEINKRTGNIVQKEDVDQLYSEKSAYNALQNTRQNLVSEGNNFPWLTNLNLERYITANLSYDNETSQKEIDEITQSISATRGMVKQGQRIVLEGEIVDAERYQMLESLKASYEKERGNDVNRYMVSIGKVLLISVLLSFIFVFLLLYRRDILQHLNKLSFMLMLMVGIILLSNFINTFPNLHIYMVPLAVFPIMIRTFFDSRTAIFTLIITTLLMGFYAPNNYEFILLQVSAGLIAVFSLNKMHRRVHLVLAALWVFLTYIIVFTALNLIHEGTFISYDYSMLKWFAISSVLILLVYPLVYIFEKLFGFVSDVTLIEISDSNQPLLRKLAEQAPGTFQHSMQIANLAEEVILRIGGNPFLVRAGALYHDIGKIGRPNFFIENQAMGMNPHDRISHLKSAEVIIDHVKNGVKMAQKHKLPAVIIEFIATHHGTTKAKYFYLKHQEQNPDLEIDDKDFIYPGPLPRSKEAAVVMLVDGIEAASRSMKEKTHENLKALVDSMIDKKIEDKQLDDSDLTFSDISTIKRTLLEKLINIYHIRIEYPDEKKRKKQ, from the coding sequence TGGCACCTTTCGACTTTGCCATTTTAAAAACGGCAAACGAACTGGATGACGAAAAAGCGGAGCAAATCAATTCCCTTGTCCCCTATTTTTCAAACGATACTACCCAAAAAATTGAGAGTATAGCACGTCTTCGTCAGGATCTGGAACTTGATATTGACCCCACAAATGCCAATAAGAAAAAAATATTTAATGCTTTATCAACAAAACTCGATGAATTATACAGCAACGGTATTCTGCTTTTTTCAGTGGATATTTACGAAGAGCTAAAGGGTAAAGAAGAGATTAATAAACGTACCGGAAATATTGTTCAGAAAGAAGATGTCGACCAGTTGTATTCTGAAAAATCGGCTTACAATGCCCTGCAAAACACCCGCCAAAATCTGGTTAGCGAGGGCAACAATTTCCCGTGGCTGACCAATCTTAATCTTGAAAGGTACATAACAGCAAACCTTTCGTACGATAACGAAACCAGTCAGAAAGAAATTGATGAGATAACGCAATCCATATCAGCTACACGCGGGATGGTCAAACAAGGGCAACGTATTGTGCTGGAAGGCGAAATTGTGGATGCTGAAAGATATCAAATGCTGGAATCGTTAAAAGCAAGTTACGAAAAAGAACGTGGCAACGATGTAAATCGTTATATGGTTTCCATCGGCAAAGTGTTGCTTATTTCGGTTCTGCTCAGCTTTATTTTTGTATTCCTTTTGCTGTATCGGCGCGATATTCTGCAGCACCTCAACAAATTAAGTTTCATGCTGATGCTAATGGTTGGAATTATTCTTCTATCGAACTTTATAAACACTTTTCCAAACCTGCACATTTATATGGTTCCACTGGCGGTGTTCCCGATTATGATCAGAACATTTTTCGATTCCCGAACGGCCATTTTCACGCTCATTATCACCACGCTGTTAATGGGATTTTATGCTCCAAACAATTACGAATTTATACTGCTGCAAGTGTCGGCAGGCCTTATTGCAGTTTTTAGCCTGAATAAAATGCATCGCCGCGTTCACCTGGTGTTGGCAGCCTTATGGGTATTTTTAACCTATATAATTGTCTTTACAGCGCTAAATCTTATTCACGAAGGAACATTTATATCCTACGATTATTCGATGTTAAAATGGTTCGCCATTAGCAGTGTTCTTATTCTCTTGGTATATCCGCTGGTATATATTTTCGAAAAACTTTTTGGATTTGTTTCGGATGTAACCTTAATCGAAATATCGGATAGTAACCAGCCATTATTGCGAAAACTGGCCGAGCAGGCGCCGGGTACATTTCAGCACTCGATGCAAATTGCCAACCTTGCCGAAGAGGTTATTCTGCGCATTGGAGGAAATCCGTTTTTGGTTCGCGCCGGCGCACTTTACCATGATATTGGCAAAATTGGCCGCCCCAACTTTTTTATCGAAAACCAGGCCATGGGAATGAACCCTCATGACAGGATCAGTCATTTAAAAAGTGCCGAAGTGATTATCGACCACGTTAAAAACGGGGTTAAAATGGCACAAAAACATAAACTTCCGGCGGTTATAATCGAGTTTATTGCCACGCATCACGGAACCACAAAAGCAAAATACTTCTATCTGAAACACCAGGAACAAAATCCGGATCTGGAGATTGACGATAAGGACTTTATCTATCCGGGACCACTCCCACGTTCGAAAGAAGCGGCAGTGGTTATGCTTGTTGATGGAATTGAGGCTGCATCGCGCAGCATGAAAGAAAAAACGCACGAAAACCTAAAGGCTCTTGTTGATAGCATGATCGACAAGAAAATTGAAGATAAACAGCTGGACGACTCAGACCTGACGTTCAGTGATATCAGTACAATTAAACGTACACTTTTAGAAAAACTGATAAATATTTACCATATCAGAATTGAATATCCCGACGAAAAAAAGAGAAAAAAGCAGTAG
- a CDS encoding DUF4870 domain-containing protein yields MHRIIEDPNERQWGMLVHIAALATFILPVAGNILGPLIIYLMKKDEYEFVNEQGKEVLNFQITWSIIFFISILLIIVGIGVLMLVGFGIAWLVLVIVASVSASNGTPYKYPFTIRFLQ; encoded by the coding sequence ATGCACCGAATAATTGAAGATCCGAATGAGCGCCAGTGGGGAATGTTAGTTCATATTGCCGCCTTAGCCACTTTTATTTTACCTGTTGCCGGAAACATACTTGGGCCTCTTATTATCTATTTAATGAAAAAAGACGAGTACGAATTTGTTAACGAACAAGGCAAGGAAGTGCTTAATTTCCAGATCACCTGGTCGATCATCTTTTTCATTTCAATCCTGCTTATTATTGTTGGAATTGGTGTTTTAATGCTGGTTGGTTTTGGAATAGCCTGGCTGGTTTTGGTCATTGTGGCTTCGGTATCAGCAAGTAACGGAACACCTTATAAATACCCATTTACCATCCGCTTTTTGCAATAA
- a CDS encoding thioredoxin domain-containing protein gives MKTRFLTIMMAAFLLFGYSSCTAKAESNDSETSTKSVSEAGKATTMLTKAMFLEKVWDYESSPKEWKYKGEKPALIDFYADWCGPCRTAAPILEEVAAEFSEEVIVYKIDTQVERELAAVFGVKSIPAFLYIPMEGRPTMASGIARTKEDTKKMFTQNINTILLNKQQSNDAL, from the coding sequence ATGAAAACAAGATTTTTGACAATTATGATGGCTGCTTTTTTGTTGTTTGGATACAGCTCGTGCACGGCAAAAGCAGAAAGCAACGATAGCGAAACATCAACAAAATCAGTTTCGGAGGCAGGAAAAGCCACTACCATGTTAACAAAAGCTATGTTTTTGGAAAAAGTGTGGGATTATGAAAGTTCTCCGAAAGAATGGAAATACAAAGGCGAAAAACCGGCTTTGATCGATTTTTATGCCGACTGGTGTGGCCCCTGCCGAACTGCAGCTCCTATTTTGGAAGAAGTGGCAGCTGAATTCTCAGAAGAAGTAATTGTATATAAAATAGATACGCAAGTTGAGCGCGAACTCGCCGCTGTATTTGGGGTAAAAAGTATACCTGCTTTCCTTTATATCCCCATGGAAGGAAGACCAACAATGGCTTCGGGTATTGCACGTACCAAAGAAGACACTAAAAAAATGTTTACACAAAACATTAATACAATATTACTTAACAAGCAACAAAGTAACGACGCACTTTAA
- the hutH gene encoding histidine ammonia-lyase, with protein sequence MANRIFEITPKNLTFEIIQDILDNNVKLKLSEISVQLIHKSKKYLDNKLEKADKPLYGINTGFGALCDIEISKDSLSKLQENLVVSHACNIGPEIPADVVKLMLMLKAHALSKGNSAVQLITVQRILDLFNNDVLPVVCEQGSLGASGDLAPLAKLFLPLLGLGEVNFEGKKQQAGKVLEKLGWEPIKLEAKEGLALLNGTQFMSAHAVYTLLKTFRIIDQGDIIGALSLDAFDGLIEPFSENIQRIRPHKGQAETAKNFRNVLTGSEMQAKPKAHIQDPYSFRCIPQVHGAVKDAVNYVATVIETEINSVTDNPTVFPDEDLIISGGNFHGEPLALSLDFLAMAMSELGSISERRTYRLISGERGLPEFLVANPGLNSGFMIPQYAAASIVSQNKQLCTPCVVDSIPSSNEQEDHVSMGGNAATKALKVVLNTEKILAIELYNAAQAMDFRRPIKSSPFIERFIKEYRKMVSFVEEDIVMYEGINLTIDFLNTTKFDRL encoded by the coding sequence ATGGCAAACCGTATATTTGAAATAACACCCAAAAACCTCACTTTCGAAATCATTCAGGATATTCTGGACAACAATGTAAAGCTCAAACTTTCAGAAATATCTGTACAACTCATTCATAAAAGTAAAAAGTACCTCGACAATAAACTCGAAAAAGCCGATAAACCACTTTACGGGATTAATACCGGGTTTGGTGCATTGTGCGATATCGAAATTTCGAAAGACAGCTTGAGTAAATTGCAGGAAAACCTGGTGGTTTCGCACGCCTGTAATATTGGTCCGGAAATACCAGCCGACGTGGTGAAACTGATGTTGATGCTAAAAGCTCATGCACTTTCAAAAGGAAATTCAGCGGTACAACTGATAACGGTACAACGAATTCTGGACCTTTTTAACAACGATGTTTTACCGGTAGTTTGCGAGCAGGGATCGCTTGGTGCCAGCGGCGATTTAGCGCCTTTGGCAAAATTATTCCTTCCGCTGCTTGGTTTGGGCGAAGTGAATTTTGAAGGCAAAAAACAACAGGCCGGCAAAGTGCTTGAAAAGTTGGGGTGGGAGCCCATAAAACTGGAAGCCAAAGAAGGACTTGCCTTGCTAAACGGTACACAGTTTATGAGTGCACACGCTGTATACACTTTATTAAAAACCTTCCGGATTATCGATCAGGGCGATATTATCGGGGCACTTTCGCTCGATGCTTTCGATGGATTGATCGAACCGTTTTCAGAAAATATACAACGTATTCGTCCGCATAAAGGACAGGCCGAAACCGCAAAAAATTTCAGGAATGTTTTAACCGGCAGCGAAATGCAGGCCAAACCCAAAGCACACATTCAGGATCCTTATTCCTTCCGCTGTATTCCGCAGGTTCACGGAGCTGTAAAAGATGCTGTGAATTATGTGGCTACGGTTATTGAAACCGAAATTAACTCGGTAACCGATAACCCAACGGTATTCCCTGATGAGGATCTGATTATCTCAGGTGGTAATTTTCATGGTGAGCCACTTGCATTATCACTCGATTTTCTGGCAATGGCAATGAGCGAGCTGGGAAGTATTTCGGAGCGAAGAACTTACCGCTTGATTTCTGGAGAACGCGGATTACCCGAGTTTTTGGTAGCTAATCCGGGATTAAATTCCGGTTTTATGATTCCGCAATATGCTGCAGCATCAATTGTTAGTCAGAATAAACAACTGTGTACGCCTTGTGTGGTGGATTCTATTCCATCTTCGAACGAGCAGGAAGACCATGTTAGTATGGGCGGGAATGCAGCAACCAAAGCCTTAAAAGTGGTTTTGAATACCGAAAAGATTCTGGCAATTGAATTATACAATGCAGCTCAGGCAATGGATTTTCGCCGACCAATAAAATCATCGCCGTTTATTGAACGCTTTATAAAAGAATACCGTAAAATGGTAAGTTTTGTTGAAGAAGACATTGTTATGTACGAAGGTATTAATCTTACCATCGATTTTTTAAATACGACGAAATTCGATCGTTTATAG
- the hisS gene encoding histidine--tRNA ligase has protein sequence MAQKPSIPKGTRDFSPSEMVRRNYIFNTIKDVFRLYGFQPIETPAMENLSTLMGKYGEEGDKLLFKILNSGDFISKVPQEMLDEKNSNKLTTKLSEKGLRYDLTVPFARYVVQYRNDIAFPFKRYQIQPVWRADRPQKGRYREFYQCDVDVIGSNSLLNEVELVQIIDEVFQRLGINTTVKINNRKILAGIAEAIGEADRMVDITVAIDKLDKIGLEKVNAEMLDKGISQEAVDKLQPILKLEGSTVEKLAQIETVIGGTEIGAKGIAEMRTMFAYLENVELSTTVELDLTLARGLNYYTGAIFEVKSNDVQIGSICGGGRYDDLTGIFGMPDVSGVGVSFGAERIYDVLVQLGAFPEESLETTKALFVNFGEKEEAYCLPVLAQLRKNGINAEIFPESAKMKKQMTYANRKEIAYVILAGDNEMAAQKFTLKNMETGEQQLLGTQELINILK, from the coding sequence ATGGCACAGAAACCTTCGATTCCAAAAGGCACCCGCGATTTTTCACCGTCAGAGATGGTGAGAAGAAATTATATTTTTAATACTATTAAAGATGTATTTCGTTTGTACGGATTTCAACCCATTGAAACACCGGCAATGGAAAACCTATCTACATTGATGGGTAAATATGGCGAAGAAGGTGATAAACTGTTGTTTAAAATTTTGAATTCGGGTGATTTTATTTCTAAAGTTCCGCAGGAAATGCTGGATGAGAAAAACTCGAACAAACTGACTACAAAACTATCTGAAAAAGGATTGCGTTACGATTTAACAGTGCCATTTGCGCGTTACGTTGTGCAATACCGAAACGATATAGCTTTTCCGTTTAAACGTTACCAGATTCAGCCGGTTTGGCGTGCCGACCGACCTCAGAAAGGACGTTACCGCGAGTTTTATCAGTGCGATGTTGACGTGATTGGTAGCAACAGTTTACTGAACGAAGTGGAGTTGGTACAAATTATTGATGAGGTTTTTCAACGATTGGGAATCAATACAACGGTAAAAATCAACAACCGTAAAATTCTGGCCGGAATTGCCGAAGCGATTGGCGAAGCCGACCGAATGGTGGATATTACTGTTGCCATCGACAAGCTGGATAAAATTGGTTTGGAAAAGGTTAATGCTGAAATGCTGGACAAAGGAATTTCGCAGGAGGCCGTTGACAAACTTCAACCGATTTTAAAATTGGAAGGAAGCACCGTTGAAAAACTGGCGCAAATTGAAACAGTTATTGGCGGGACTGAAATTGGTGCCAAAGGAATTGCAGAAATGCGCACTATGTTTGCTTACCTGGAAAATGTAGAGTTAAGCACAACAGTTGAACTGGATCTGACTTTAGCACGTGGATTAAATTACTACACCGGCGCTATTTTCGAGGTAAAATCGAACGATGTACAAATTGGCAGTATTTGCGGTGGTGGCCGTTACGACGACCTGACCGGAATTTTTGGAATGCCGGATGTTTCGGGTGTTGGCGTGTCGTTTGGTGCCGAGCGTATTTACGATGTTTTGGTTCAGTTAGGTGCTTTCCCGGAAGAGTCGCTGGAAACCACAAAAGCGTTGTTTGTGAACTTCGGAGAGAAGGAAGAAGCTTACTGTTTGCCTGTTTTGGCTCAGTTGCGTAAAAATGGTATCAATGCCGAGATATTCCCGGAAAGTGCCAAAATGAAAAAGCAAATGACATACGCCAATCGCAAAGAGATTGCATATGTTATTCTGGCCGGCGATAATGAAATGGCAGCTCAAAAATTTACGCTTAAAAATATGGAAACAGGGGAGCAGCAGTTGCTTGGCACACAGGAACTGATAAATATCCTTAAATAG
- a CDS encoding S41 family peptidase, producing the protein MKNLARTTLLLFVAVAVFTACSKDDPTPDGPEASEYTKKVNRFIKAAMDDKYFWNEDMPNLNYNYETDSKEYFYKLLDEDDRFSWITDDVQELLASFEGNEKSFGWSLAFYNITDIGKIVAIVEFVYPETPASAAGFKRGDIILKVNGSSLSESNYKDLLNLDQVDATVGVPSENDIVADTTIRLISDQLSLNPVLTTNVVEHDGRKIGYLFYAQFITNYDNDLGAAFQSFISQNVTDLVVDLRYNPGGMTESVRYLASCIAPLDVVSSGEVLVKKMWNRYWQEYWTDRQIMSQLVLYFKSDVPSKMGLDRVYFLTGPYTASSSELTITGLKPYMDEVITVGDTTYGKFVGSQTLVPEMYLNDADAQEISNWALQPIVVRFANSAGVTDFENGFAPDILADDNLLNAFPLGDKNDPLFKAAIEDITGTPVVAMKSAPKVSFNYKMIDRGFSRFDENKRLAPIKLEEPEK; encoded by the coding sequence ATGAAAAATTTAGCAAGAACCACATTATTGTTATTTGTAGCCGTGGCTGTTTTTACGGCCTGCTCAAAAGACGATCCCACTCCCGACGGGCCGGAGGCTTCGGAGTACACAAAAAAGGTAAATCGTTTCATCAAAGCAGCAATGGATGATAAATATTTCTGGAACGAGGACATGCCCAACCTGAATTACAATTACGAAACCGATTCGAAAGAATATTTTTATAAATTATTAGACGAAGACGATAGATTTTCGTGGATTACAGATGATGTACAGGAGCTGTTAGCTAGTTTTGAGGGAAATGAAAAGTCGTTTGGCTGGTCGCTCGCCTTTTACAATATTACGGACATTGGAAAAATTGTTGCAATAGTAGAGTTTGTATATCCAGAAACTCCTGCATCGGCGGCAGGTTTTAAGCGTGGAGACATAATACTTAAGGTTAATGGCAGTAGTTTATCGGAATCAAATTACAAAGATCTACTAAACCTCGATCAAGTTGATGCTACTGTTGGTGTACCATCAGAAAACGATATAGTTGCTGACACTACAATACGTTTGATCTCCGATCAACTATCGCTAAATCCTGTGTTAACCACCAACGTTGTAGAGCACGATGGAAGAAAAATTGGCTACCTTTTTTATGCCCAGTTTATTACAAACTACGATAACGACCTCGGTGCAGCATTCCAAAGTTTTATCAGCCAAAATGTTACTGACTTGGTAGTAGACCTTAGGTATAATCCCGGAGGCATGACAGAATCTGTCCGATACCTCGCGTCGTGTATTGCCCCCCTAGACGTGGTAAGTAGTGGCGAAGTACTTGTTAAAAAGATGTGGAACAGGTACTGGCAAGAATACTGGACCGACAGACAAATTATGAGTCAACTCGTATTATATTTCAAAAGTGATGTGCCATCCAAAATGGGACTAGATAGAGTGTATTTCCTTACCGGACCTTACACTGCATCGTCTTCAGAACTCACCATAACCGGTCTAAAACCTTATATGGATGAAGTGATAACCGTTGGCGATACCACCTATGGGAAATTTGTAGGCTCCCAAACCTTAGTACCTGAAATGTATTTAAACGATGCAGATGCCCAGGAAATTAGTAACTGGGCATTACAACCAATCGTTGTGCGTTTTGCTAATTCTGCCGGAGTAACCGACTTTGAAAATGGTTTTGCGCCGGATATTCTGGCCGATGATAATTTATTGAATGCTTTTCCTTTGGGCGATAAAAACGATCCGCTATTTAAAGCAGCCATCGAAGATATTACCGGAACACCTGTTGTAGCCATGAAAAGTGCACCAAAAGTTAGTTTCAACTACAAAATGATTGATCGTGGTTTTTCACGCTTTGATGAAAACAAACGCCTTGCACCAATTAAGCTGGAAGAACCGGAGAAATAA
- a CDS encoding GAF domain-containing protein has product MEDRKKEGRYGRIYKQLSELVLKSNNAQARMATIIAVLHHKMDYFFWTGYYLIEDGKMTVNSYQGPVACQILEKNKGVCWAAFNRKETVVVEDVHAFPDHIACDARSNSEIVVPLKNKTGEVIGVLDIDSSEKASFTEVDAHWLEKILELIYS; this is encoded by the coding sequence ATGGAAGACAGGAAAAAAGAAGGCCGATATGGAAGAATTTACAAACAGCTTAGCGAACTTGTACTAAAAAGTAATAATGCACAGGCGCGCATGGCAACCATAATTGCCGTTTTACACCATAAAATGGATTACTTTTTCTGGACCGGGTATTACCTGATTGAAGATGGTAAGATGACCGTTAACTCGTACCAGGGGCCGGTTGCCTGTCAGATATTGGAAAAAAACAAAGGTGTTTGCTGGGCCGCCTTTAACCGAAAAGAAACGGTTGTGGTTGAAGATGTGCACGCTTTCCCGGATCATATTGCCTGCGATGCCCGCTCGAATTCAGAAATAGTAGTTCCGCTAAAAAATAAAACGGGTGAGGTAATTGGCGTGCTGGATATCGATAGTTCAGAAAAAGCTTCTTTTACGGAAGTAGATGCGCACTGGCTGGAGAAAATTCTGGAACTTATTTATAGTTAG